Proteins encoded by one window of Erwinia pyrifoliae DSM 12163:
- a CDS encoding 1-acylglycerol-3-phosphate O-acyltransferase: protein MLTLLRTLVVVVYSILVCVFGCIYCLFSPRNPRHVATFGHLFGRLAPVFGLKVELRKPAGAENYPNAIYICNHQNNYDMITAAAIVQPTTVTVGKTSLLWVPFFGLLYWLTGNLLIDRENRTKAHGTIGELVEQFRKKKISFWMFPEGTRSRGRGLLPFKTGAFHAAVAAGVPIIPVVVSNTHGKIKLNRLKNGLAIVEMLPPVDTPAFADQSVRKLATHCREIMSAKLDELNAEVAAREASGKL from the coding sequence ATGCTTACTCTGTTACGTACCCTGGTGGTAGTGGTTTACTCGATACTGGTGTGTGTGTTTGGTTGTATTTACTGTCTGTTTAGTCCACGCAATCCACGTCATGTGGCGACGTTTGGTCACCTGTTTGGCCGCCTTGCTCCGGTGTTTGGTCTTAAGGTGGAACTGCGCAAGCCGGCAGGGGCTGAAAACTATCCGAATGCGATATATATCTGCAATCACCAGAATAATTATGACATGATCACCGCCGCTGCCATCGTGCAGCCAACCACCGTGACCGTCGGCAAAACCAGCCTGCTGTGGGTGCCGTTTTTTGGCCTGCTCTACTGGCTGACCGGCAATCTGCTTATCGATCGGGAAAACCGCACTAAAGCGCATGGCACTATCGGTGAGCTGGTCGAACAGTTCAGAAAGAAGAAAATCTCTTTCTGGATGTTCCCGGAAGGGACGCGCAGTCGTGGTCGCGGCCTGCTGCCGTTTAAAACCGGGGCGTTCCATGCTGCCGTTGCGGCTGGCGTGCCGATTATTCCGGTAGTGGTATCCAATACTCACGGTAAAATTAAGTTGAACCGGCTAAAAAATGGCCTGGCGATTGTTGAAATGCTGCCGCCTGTCGATACCCCGGCTTTTGCCGACCAGTCGGTGCGTAAGCTGGCCACGCACTGCCGCGAAATCATGTCGGCTAAGCTGGATGAGTTGAACGCCGAAGTCGCCGCCCGCGAAGCCTCAGGCAAATTATAA
- the ftsP gene encoding cell division protein FtsP, whose amino-acid sequence MSFSRRQFLQASGIALCASSLPFNARAAGAINALPVPPLIESRRGQPLFLTLQRSHWSFNGSNKAAVWGINGLYLGPTVRVWNGDDVKLIYSNRLTEPVAMTVSGLQVPGALMGGAARLMSPGVDWAPVVPIRQAAATCWYHANTPNRMAPHVYNGLAGMWLVEDEVSKSLPIPNHYGVDDFPLIIQDKRLDNFATPVYAPSAKGGFVGDTLLVNGVQNPYVEVSRGWVRLRLLNASNARCYQLRMSDGRPFNVIASDQGFLPAPVAVEQLSLAPGERREVLVDMSQGNEVAITAGEAAGIVDRLRGFFEPSSILTSTRVLTLRPTGLLPLVTDNLPMRLLPDQVIEGAVSRTREFRLDDSMPGINGALWEMMRIDVQAQQGSYERWIIHADTPQSFHIQGVMFLIKNVNGAQPMAEDRGWKDTVWVDGEVELFVSFTQPSSEHFPFVYYSQTLEMADRGVAGQLVVNPAQQAG is encoded by the coding sequence ATGTCCTTCAGTCGTCGTCAATTTCTTCAGGCCTCGGGCATTGCCCTCTGTGCTTCTTCTTTGCCTTTTAATGCCCGTGCCGCCGGAGCGATCAACGCGCTACCGGTTCCTCCGCTGATTGAATCACGCCGTGGACAGCCGCTGTTTCTGACGCTGCAACGCAGCCACTGGTCATTTAACGGCAGTAATAAAGCAGCGGTCTGGGGAATTAATGGCCTGTATCTTGGCCCCACGGTGCGCGTGTGGAACGGCGACGACGTGAAGCTGATTTACAGCAACCGTCTGACCGAACCGGTAGCGATGACGGTCAGCGGCCTGCAGGTGCCGGGAGCGTTGATGGGGGGAGCCGCGCGTCTGATGTCACCGGGCGTGGACTGGGCGCCGGTGGTGCCGATCCGTCAGGCGGCGGCCACCTGCTGGTATCACGCCAATACGCCGAACCGTATGGCTCCGCATGTCTATAACGGGCTGGCCGGCATGTGGCTGGTGGAGGATGAAGTTAGTAAGTCCTTACCAATTCCTAATCACTACGGCGTTGATGATTTCCCGCTGATCATTCAGGACAAGCGCCTGGACAACTTTGCCACTCCGGTATATGCCCCGTCGGCTAAGGGCGGGTTTGTTGGCGATACGCTGCTGGTCAACGGCGTACAGAACCCGTATGTCGAAGTGTCGCGCGGTTGGGTAAGGCTGCGTCTGCTGAATGCCTCTAATGCGCGCTGCTATCAGCTGCGTATGAGCGACGGTCGGCCGTTCAATGTTATCGCCAGCGATCAGGGGTTTCTGCCGGCACCGGTGGCGGTGGAACAACTTTCACTGGCTCCGGGAGAACGGCGCGAAGTACTGGTGGATATGTCACAGGGGAACGAGGTGGCGATTACCGCCGGCGAAGCGGCAGGCATTGTTGACCGTCTGCGCGGCTTTTTTGAGCCATCTTCCATTTTGACCTCAACGCGGGTACTGACTCTGCGTCCGACCGGCCTGTTACCGCTGGTAACGGATAACTTACCCATGCGCCTGCTGCCGGACCAGGTGATTGAAGGCGCGGTGAGCCGCACGCGTGAGTTCCGCCTGGATGATTCGATGCCGGGCATTAACGGTGCGCTGTGGGAAATGATGCGCATTGACGTGCAGGCGCAGCAGGGCAGCTACGAGCGCTGGATCATCCATGCCGATACGCCACAGTCGTTCCATATCCAGGGCGTGATGTTCCTGATCAAAAACGTCAACGGGGCGCAGCCGATGGCGGAAGATCGTGGCTGGAAGGATACCGTATGGGTTGATGGCGAAGTGGAGCTGTTTGTCTCCTTTACTCAGCCATCGTCTGAGCATTTCCCGTTTGTCTACTACAGCCAGACGCTGGAGATGGCGGATCGCGGTGTAGCGGGGCAGCTGGTGGTTAATCCGGCGCAGCAGGCGGGCTGA
- the dkgA gene encoding 2,5-didehydrogluconate reductase DkgA, whose translation MANQPIIKLHDGNMMPQLGLGVWQASIDEARSAAVKALSVGYRSIDTAAIYKNEEGIGQALQETDIARDEIFITTKLWNDDQLNAQQALETSLQKLQLESVDLYLMHWPCPGKNNYVAAWQQMIELQQQGLTKSIGVCNFSEAHLKRLMDDTGVSPVINQVELHPLLQQRTLHAWNAMHQIQTESWSPLAQGGEGVFDQQAIKKLAKKYGKSPAQIVIRWHLDSGLVVIPKSITPARIEENFRVFDFRLEKAEISDIAALDQGKRLGPDPDELN comes from the coding sequence ATGGCAAATCAACCGATCATCAAACTACACGACGGTAATATGATGCCGCAGCTTGGGCTGGGCGTCTGGCAGGCCAGTATTGATGAAGCGCGCAGCGCAGCAGTTAAAGCACTCTCCGTGGGTTATCGCTCCATTGACACTGCCGCCATCTATAAAAATGAGGAAGGTATTGGCCAGGCGCTGCAGGAAACCGATATCGCTCGCGACGAGATCTTTATCACCACCAAATTATGGAATGACGACCAGCTCAACGCGCAGCAGGCGCTGGAAACCAGTCTGCAAAAGCTGCAGCTGGAGAGCGTCGACCTGTATCTGATGCACTGGCCGTGTCCGGGGAAAAACAATTACGTGGCCGCCTGGCAGCAGATGATTGAACTGCAACAGCAGGGGCTGACCAAAAGCATTGGCGTCTGCAATTTCAGTGAAGCCCATTTGAAACGCCTGATGGACGACACCGGCGTCAGTCCGGTGATAAACCAGGTGGAACTGCATCCGCTGCTGCAACAGCGCACCCTGCATGCCTGGAACGCCATGCACCAGATCCAGACGGAGTCATGGAGCCCGCTGGCACAAGGCGGGGAAGGCGTATTCGACCAGCAAGCGATCAAGAAGCTGGCGAAGAAATACGGCAAATCCCCGGCACAGATTGTTATCCGCTGGCATCTGGACAGTGGCCTGGTGGTTATCCCCAAATCGATCACGCCGGCGCGTATTGAAGAGAACTTCAGGGTGTTCGATTTCCGCCTTGAAAAAGCGGAAATCAGCGACATTGCCGCATTGGACCAGGGCAAACGCCTCGGTCCTGACCCGGACGAATTGAATTAA